In Phocoena phocoena chromosome 3, mPhoPho1.1, whole genome shotgun sequence, the DNA window ACTGCCACCCAACAGCCCCTCACTCTGGCTCTCCCACCCTGGCCCTCACCGGCAGTGCTGGCCTGGCTCCCTTTCCTGCCCAGGATCCATGTTGTCCTTCAAGTCAGTGTCACCCTGCGGGCAGGGCTGGCCAGAGCCTTGAGAGACAGTGGATGGAGGTCAGCTCCagccctcactttttttttttttttttttttttttttttgcggtacgcgggcctctcactgttgtggcctctcccgttgcggagcacaggctccagatgcgcaggctcagcggccatggctcacgggcccagccgctccgcggcatgtgggatcttcccagaccggggcacgaacccgtgtcccctgcaacggcaggcggactctccaccactgcgccaccagggaagcccagccctcacCTTTTTGCtggtggccagggctgggggaccCTTCACCAGTGTCAGGTAGTATCTGGAGACCAAATGACACCACAGGAAGAGCGGGGAGCCACAGCAGCACAAGCGGCCGCCCGCCACCACTGCCACACGGTCTCCCAACAGCTCTGCCTCATCCAGGTGGTGGGTGGAGAGGATCAATGTGCGATCTGGGCATGGGACCCAACCCACTCATGCCATCAGGCTGCCGAAGCTGTGGTCTCTGCCCTATGCagtgaactcctactcatccctCAAAACCCCATCCCCCAACACCTCTTTGTCAGAAACATCTTCTGGCCTCTCAAGCAGAATCCAGGGGAACCTCAGGCCACCCCCAATTCTTACCATCATGGTATTTGAGCAGCAGCTCCCGAATACCTCGACAGGAAGCAGGATCCACACCAGCTGTGGGCTCATCCAAGATAACGACTTGGGAGCCACCCACAAAGGCAATGGCCACTGAAAGCTTCCACTGAATCCCGCCTGGGTTGGGACAGGGGTTGGGATCTCAACAGGACCCACAGGCTTGGGCAGGGCTACCTCCCTTCTTCCTGCGCCTCTCCCTACCCACCTGGACCTCGGTTCCTGTCTCCTCTGGCATCCCCCCATCCTCAGGATAAAGCCCtagccccctccccatcctcatCTCTGCAGACCCAAAGGCTCCTCCCCAGAGAGGTGGCGAGTCTGTGCATGCCGCTTGGGGACCAGTCCCACATCCTGCATCAGACGGTCCTGCTCGGGGCCCACGGCAGCTGCACTCAGACCCTTTAACCACCCATAGAACCAGACGTGCTCATCCACGGTCAGCCTGTGGCCATGGGCAAAAGACAGGGTGGCTACCATGGTGGGCAGGGGCCCAGAGAGCACCCAGCCCCCCATTGCCATGCCCCAGGCCCACTGAGACGCACATGTCAAACAGCACACTGTACTGTGGGCAGACTCCCAGGTGGGGCCGGATGGCTGCCATGTTGGATCGGACATCGTGGCCCAGGACACAGGCGGAGCCAGCAGTAGGTGGGAAGAGGCCGGTTAGGATGGACCTGGGGGTGCAGGGATCGCAGAGCAGCTGCTCCttcagagggggaaactgaggttcccaGAGAAGAGGCACCAGCACATATagggcacctactgtatgcccAGACCGAAGGAGTAttatgttcccattttacaggggagggaaagtgaggctcagagaatatACTTATCGCCTACCTATTGCGTATCCAAAGTGAACTTGCGGGGGGGACCCAAAGTGAACTGGGGAAGGGGGTGTCCTGTCCTCACTGTACAGACAGGGACCTTCTGACCCCAGATGTCCTTCCCCTTGAACAGGTGTGCAAGCTGAGgccctggggggcagggagagaggaactgggggggaggggagcgacGGCTGCTCACGGAGTTGTCGTCTTGCCAGCCCCATTGTGGCCCAGGAAGGCGGTGATGAGACCCTGGTAGAAGTCCAGGCTGAGCCCGTGCAGGACCGGCTGTGGGTTACCAGGAAAGCGCTTTTCCAGGCTCCGTATGGAGACTCCTGGAATCAGGCCAGGGGGCGCCTCTTCCACCAGCATTGGGGAAGGAGGGCAGACTCAGCCATGGGAGCCCCCGGGGTCCTGGGGGCTGTTCAAGCTGGTCTGTGGAGTCGGGGACTTGTGGGGCAGGGATCTGTAGGAGTTAGGGGAGCCTCAGGGGGCCTGGAGGACTAGGGGTGTCCAGAGGATTGGGATCCGCGGGAACCTGGGTTTTGGGGGGGGCCTGGGAATCCAGACAGGGAAGTGGCTGCTAAGGTCTGTCAGGCCTCACCCTTGGGGTCctgtggggcagggggctgggcacTTGGAGGTCTGAGGCCCAAACCAGTAGCTCCTCCAAAAGGGAAAGTTCCACGGTTCGGGGATCCCGTACTCGCCTGTGGGGAGTGGTACTCAGTTACCGTTTGAGCCCATTCCCCTGGTGTGTGCCGGCCGCTGGGATTAGGGCATCCACGTAGGAAGTAATCAGGAAGCCCCGCCCACCCGCCCCAGACCATCCCTCAAACGCAGCCACCTGTGCGCATGTGCTCAGGTGCCAGGAATCCCCACCCTCTCACCTCCGGCTTCCAGACCCCCTAAGCCCCGCCCCATCCTGGGCCCCGCCCCTCGGCCCAGCCTCCCTGGCGCCTGTGCACCTCTTACGGCCCACCTGGGCACACAGCCTCCAGGTACCAAGTGGCGAGGCCGTAGAGCGCAGCGTCGAGCAGCAGAAGACCCGAGGCCTGGGCCAGGCTGAAGACATCGGCTGTAAGCCCAGTGCCCACGTTGTGCCACTGCGCGCCCTCGCCCTGCTCCTCCAGCAGTGCCAGGTCCTCGCAGCCGAAGCCGAAGGCCACGGGCAACAGAAGGCTCTGCGGGTTGGGGCAGGTAGGTAGGTGGGTGGAAAGCAAGGGCAGCTAAGGGTGCCTTGCACCCCTGCACCCCACCCGACCCGGCTCTCACCGCGGCCACACGGCCGCCCACGGGCAGTGGGTCCCGCCAGGCCACGCACAGCACGTAGGGCAGATAGAGCACGAAGTAGGCGAGGCCCCTGCAGGCGGCTGCCAGGTTGGCTCGGGAGAAGCAGGCGCTCAGAAAGAAACTCTGGACCACCGTGGCCACCTTGAAAGCCGCCAAGAACGGGAAGGGCACCACCGCGTGGCTGTAGGGGAGGATGTCCCCGAGCTGCAGGGAGGCAAAGGCAGCTGGAGGGAGCGCACGGATTCGCCCAGGGACGCGCAACCCCGCGAGGCGCCCCCTGCCTGTTACCCTCCCGCGTACACGTGCACCCATCCTGGAGCCGGGAAGGCCGGAGTGCGCCCACCTTGAGCACCAGCATGAGCAACGCGGTGCTGAGAAGGAAGGGCCCGAGACAGCTGAGGAACCAGCCCAGCCAAAGCACGGCGCCACTGAGCCCCATGGCGCGCATCGTTCAGCACAGCCTCGTCTCCTTCTCACGCACCACAGCCTTCACGGTCAGCGCCACCGAGTAGATCCAGGCCAGCATCAGGAAGAGTGGCAGTGACCGGCTCAGCACGCGCAGGAACCTGGGGCAGTGGGCAGCTGGGGTGGAGGCCGGAGACTCCGCGCTGCCCCCATCTGGCACGAGGATGCGCGCACTGGGATCCCCAAGGTGAGGCCAGCCGAGGACATTTGTCCTCCCTTATCATCAGACCCTTGATAGCGCCTCAGGGTTCTGGCTGTTAGGCCACATTCTCCCAGCTCCCGGAGACCCCCGACCCTCAGGAATCCCTGCTCCTCCCGCTACAAGTCACGGAGAGTGGTCCCTCTAAACTGTAGTTCTCAGCCTTGACTGCGTGAATATTGCAAACGGAACCCTGGCCGCACCCTGAGACCCGGATCTGGCATCTGAGGAGGGGGCGCTCACGCGTCGTCCACGTAGCACGGGTAGGGCATCTGCTGCAGGTAGAGGCCGGCGCGGGGCGCGGCTCCAGTGAGCACGCGCAGGGCTGCGCGCTCCAGCAGGACGCAGGTACACGAAGCCGCCCCACACGTAGCGCAGGTCCATCAGCGCGTCAGCAGCCGCACCGGGGTCCCAAAATCTGAGGCGAGTATGGGAGTGGCTGGGACCTGCCCATCACAACTCTAGTTCCGCCCTCACCTGCCTCCTCAATTACGCACGTATCCCCACCTGCCAAAcgctctaatcttttttttttttttttttttttgctgtacgtgggcctcttactcttgtggcctctcccgttgcagagcaggctcagcagccatggctcacgggcccagcagctccgcggcatgtgggaatcgtaccggaccggggcacgaacccgtgttccctgcatcggcaggcggactctcaaccactgcgccatcaggggagCCCCAAGCGCTCTAATCTTATCCCAGAAGCCGAGGGTTGAGCCCGCGCCTGCCAAGCCCTTGGCCGCGCCCCTCACACCATAGGCTCCGCCCACCGCAGGCCCCAATTGGTCTAAGGAGCGTTGGGCTCCACCTACCAAGGTCTATGGTAGGTGGGATGCTCCCTGGCATCCCCATTCCCTCGGTCCCGCCCCACAAGGCCCCCCACCTGTCCCTGATCTTATTGGCTCTTGTGACGTCATCGATGTCCATGCGGATCTTGATGCGCACATGGCCAGGGCCTGGGGACTGCGAAGAGTCCGGGAAGTCCTCGGGCTCGGAGAGCAGCTCCAGGGCCCGCTCCACCAGGGCAGCCTCTGAGGGCGCAGCCTCCAGCTTGTCCAGAGTCACGCACTGGGAGGGGCTTGGGCTATGGGTCCGAGGTCCCAGGGTTCTCCTCTGGACCTGAGGGTGGAGCCGCGTTTCCTCCTAGGAGTCCCACAGCAGGGCTGCCCCTTCCCTCAAAGAGATTTCCCCAGGTGGGCGGCCCCTCACTTCCATCACACGGCCCAGTGTGCCCACCATGTGTCCCATATCAGCATGGGCCTCATGCCAGCTGCAGCCACCACTTCGGGGGTTCAGAAAGGCACGAAGAGCCTCCCCCCCGGTCCTAGCCTCCAGCTCCTGGCTGCCTTCTTCCTGTGACCTGCAGGAGCCTCTGGGGGGTGTCGGGGAAGGTGGGAGTCTGGTTCGGGCATTCAGGGCCTGTCACCCCTCTTCCCATCCCTGCGGCCGGAGCTCACCGTGGATaccacttcccagctccacacccTTGCCCAGAAGGCCCTGCCCTTTGCTCAAATCCTCAGCAGGGCATGACTCTGCTGCCCGGCGTCCTGGCCCCACCTGCAGCCGTGCGACGCCGGCGCTGTCGTTCGCGAAGTTCAAGAGCCGGGCGCCCAGCAGCTCCCACACCTCCTGGATGCCCTTCAACAGCGGCAGCCCCTGGAAGGTTCGGTTCACCTGCAGGAGGCGGGCGCTGAGGTCTATGCCGGCCTTGCCTGTTCACGACCCTTCCCTCCTCTTAGGACCACTGCCCACCCCTCCAGCTTCCCCCCCTCTGCTCCATCCCGTGCCTCTGAGCGCTGTCTGTAACCTGGCAAACTCTTACCCCTTCTAGACCCCGCTTCCCGGACCCAGCCCAGGGGCCGCCCATCTCCTGGTCAGGGCTCTCCCGCTGGCCTGGCCCTCCCCGCCCTGGTCTGAGGCCGGGACATGGGACCCCTCCCACTGTCACCTGGGCCGTGAGCTGAACACTACTTTCCCCAGGACCAGCGGCTTCAGGCGCCTCCAGAGCCGGTGCGACAGGAGGTGGGCGTCCAGGGCCCCCACCAGCTCAGTGCGGGTGGAGCCTAGCGCCGAGGGGTGCACCATGAGACCCTGCACCCGCCCAGGTCCTGGCCCCACCTCCCCGGCTGGGAAGCCAGCTCAGCCACTCAGGCTGTGGTGTGGCAGGGCCCGTGCCGCTCCTGCCACACCAGCTCCTTCAGGTCACTGGCCTCGTACCGGCTTGCTGGGCCCCCGGCACTGCACAGAGCTTCTGCCACCGCCTCCAGGGGGCCACCTGGCCCTTGGGGTCTCCACAGCAGTGCCCACAGCTCCACCAGGCCAGGCGGCGCCAGGAGCTGGAGACGGGTCACCAGAGGGCCCGGGCAGGCTTCCCTTCCACGTGGTCCCACCGCCAAGCCTTAACCAGGGCAGGGGACTCCACCAGGagcaccctctccctctctttctgccCAAGTGCCCCCCAAAACCTACCAAAGATAGGTGCCTGGGGCTGCCCTGTCACCTCCCCTTCCAGGCAGCCCACCCAATTTCCTGGCTGGGGTAGAGGCTGCGCGGGCCTCTTATCTCCTGGGCCAGGTCTTCTGCTGCTTCCACAAGGCTGTCTAAGGAATCCTGGGCCTGGCCCAGCACAAACGCCAGGGATTCCTGGGGAGAAAGATGACAAGGTGACAACGATGTTCACTGCTGTCGCACCAGGGGCCGTAAAATGGGGCCTATGATAGTATGGACCCCCTGGTACCTTGCTAAGTTCCCAGGGGGTCCATACTATCATATGCCCCATTTTacaaacagggaaactgaggctgctaGAGGCAAATGGGCTTGTTCAAGGTCTCAGGGCTGGAGTATCTCAGGCCCTCCCAGGCACCAGGGAGGGCCCAGgcaaaggcctggaggctggCCCACGAGGGGCAGGGCGGGACTCCACGAGAACAGCGTCCAGGGCTCCAGCTGGCCTTACCCTGCCCCACCTCACCCCTTGCGTCAGTGTCCTCCGCAGGTCAGTGGCCAGGGACGGTCCCTCCTTGGGCTAGTCACTCAGCTGAGCCCAGGCTGAGGGAGTAAAGCACAGAAGCCCAGGGTTAGGCAAAGCTTAAACCGAGACACGCCCCACCCCGTGCTTGTTTCACAGCCCAGCGCGCGGAGGCAGGTGCGTGCTCAGAGCCCGGCCccgccctgcctgccctgggccctgccttCTCACCTGCTCCACGTGCAGCCCTCAGCGTAGGCATAAGCTGCCTCGGGCTAGCCAGCATCCTGTGGGCATCTGCCAGGAGCCGGGAGACCCTGGGGACAGAGAGAGGGCGGGAGGCGGTGGCTGGGCGGCcctcctcccacacacacccGGCCGCCCCCGCTGCCGCTGGCTTACAGGGAGTCCTGAAGGTGCCGAGGACGCCAGGCTCCTCGGTGGGCGTGGGCCGTGGGAAACAGGTGTTGCTCATGTTGCAGATGAGGCCCTAGAGTCAAGGGACGGTACCCGCTGACGGCAGCGGCTTGTTGGGGAAATGGCCTGCGGGGACGCCGGACGTGGGCTTCTCGTCTGAGTCCCCAGCGTGAGGACAGCCCCGGCGACAGAGTGCTCCCTCTCAGCCATGATTCGAGTGCCCGGCCTGTGCTCCGGACTCTCCCTGGGGCCCCTGTGCACGGGGTGACcactgctaaccctaaccctaaccccaaagtGCTGGACGTTGGGAGGCTTACATTCATGCTGCCCAAGTTGGGGGTGGGAATGGCGTGCGGCCACATCAGCTCCACCAAGAGCTGCAACTGCGGGGGCAGAACAGGCGGGGGGGAGTGGGGGACCGTGGGGGGCGCCCGGGCCGCCCCTCCCTGGCCCACCCGACCAGACATTACCGGCTGCCTCCTGCGGTACAGGAAATTCTTCCAAAGCAGCAGCATCAGCTCCGTCCAGGAGGCCATGGTGGGAATAGGACGGGAGACAGGACTGAGGGGTCAGGCTGAAGACGTACTGTGCGGCTGCGGGCAACTAACTCCCTGTTCCTCTCTGAACCTCACCATCCCTCTATCGAGCAGAGTTCCTGGAAGCTCTGCTTAGAGCCGAGCAAACAGTCCGCGCTAATTAAAGGGGCTCCTGTCTCCCCAGAGGGGTGGAGTAAGCCAATGGGAGCCCTGCCTGAATCCATCCTCGCATCTCATTGGTTGAGGGGCCCAGGGCTGCAGCTGGGGGTCCAAAGGCGATCAATTAATCCTGCAGGTGGTGGAGCCTAGGCTTAACTCTCTCCTCACCAGGCTCCACCCTAAGCCCTACTGGTGGGGCCTCCAGGTTCTGTCCCCCAGCCTCATCCCTAACCCGGGGAAggattcccttcccccaccccaccccaccccgcgcTCTTCTCCAATGATAATAGCAACGAGTATTTTACACGACTGGCTGGAAGAGGGGCCACCCCAGGCCCCCAGAGAGACAGGCAAGTTACCCAGCTGGAGGCagggccccagctctgccctcccctcaCGTAGTATTCTTCCGCTCAGAAGACCCACAAGATCCAGAAAATGAGTAAAGAGCAGGGGCGGCGCCTGGAACCAGCGATTCCTGATCCTGTTCCTTGCTTGGAACTGTCCAGCCTGGCCTACTTCATCAtcgtacagatggggaaactgaggccgccAGAGGGGCAGGGAGTGGACCCAGGACCCCTGACTCTCACTCCAGGACTCTCCTTTACAAGTGGGACCTGCGGGGAACAGCCTCTGTTTCTGTATTGGTAAAACGGGGCAGAGAGCTTAGCGGCGTACTaatggggagaggggctgcaggtGTAGGTTGGTGAGTCTGATGCCCATACCTCCCCGTGGAGACTTAGTGATCAATTCTGCCGCACCCAACACTCCCCGGCAGGGTGTGAAGGTGAGTAGCAGTCTGGAGTCGGGCCTCACCCCTGATTTCCCACGGAatctgcctccttcccacccatcCGCACCCCCGCATCCTCGAGTCTCAGGGCCTTCCTCTCTCTCCGGGACACTCCCACCGTTCCAGCCCCCAACTCTTGCCTCCTTCCCTCCGCCCGACAGCGGCTGGGGAGAGCGGCTCCTTTAAGAggagccctggggcttccctggtggcgcagtggttgagagtcctcctgccgattcaggagactcgggttcgtgccccggtccgggaagatcccacgtgctgcggagcggctgggcccgtgagccatggccgctgagcctgagtgtccggagcctgtgctccgcaacgggagaggccacaacagtgagaggcccgcgtaccgcaaaaaaaaaaaaaaaaaaaaaaaaagaggagacctCGCAGCCGGCGCGTCACCGCGGCAGCGACCTGTACGTGGCGTCCCGCGCCCCGGCCTGGCCCCGCCCCGTCCGCTCCCATTGGCTTCCATAGCCGCCATTCAGAGGCCGGGCCAACCGGAGCCGCGCGCGCCGACGGGGGAGGCGGGGTCACAGCCGGGCCACGCTGAGCCGGGTTTCTTAAAGGGATCGCTCGCCTCTTGCTGCTGCACCCCAAGGAGGAGGGGCGCCCGGCTCACCCCACGCGGGTTGGCCTCCGAACACACCGGCCAGGCCCACGTTGCATAGCCGCCTGCAATACCGCATCTCCTAGTCTCATGAGGTCCCTTTCTCCCCACTCTCCCTCCAGCCCTAGCCAAACTCGCCCTAATACTCTGGGACTCCATTTGCCCATCCAGAAAATGGGGGTTCGACTAGAGtcatcatttgttcattcattcattccacaaacattccTCGGTCCTTACAGTGGGCCAGGCGATGGCAGAAGTGGGAGGGGGCCCTCAACATCCTAAGATTAGAATCTTGGGTCACGATGGTGACACTGATTTGGAAGAAACCTCCAGATGTTTCCCCCTCCAGAAAATTGGGTATATTTCACAAGGTCTTAATGAAACATGTGTGTGGATCCACAGCTCTGAAGGTGCTGGGAAAGGTGAGAAGGGTGGGAAGGGCTCCATGAAAGGagagtttgggggcttccctggtggcacagtgcttgagagtccgcctgccgatgcagggaacacgggttcgtgccccggtccgggaagatcccacatgccgcgccgcggagcggctgggcccgtgagccatggccgctgagcctatgcatcccgagcctgtgctccgcaacgggagagaccacaacagtgagaggcccgcgtaccacaaaaaataataataataaataaataaaaaatagaaaaaaaacaagaaaggagagTGTTGTTGTTGTCACTAGGGCTttaaggatgaataggagtttgccaGGAGGGAACTCCCGGACGAGTAAATGCACAAAGGCCTGGAGGCTGGATGAAGCCACCGTCCCGAGGACCTACTTACAGGTTTGCCCTttgccccacccccaggtcccccccacccccagatcccAGGACCCCAGAAAGTACCCAAGCCAGGCACCGCCCCCCAGGCTGTCTTGGGCACCAACTCCAGCACCTTCATTTCCGAAAAAgaggttttatttcctttggtcCACAGTCGGTATTTCACATTATTTCTTGGTCCCAGGGCTCCTGGGCAGGGGCTGGTCCCCGGGAGGACCTCTGGGTGGGGGTCCCTGTGCAGTATTTGGTGGGGTATGGGGACAAGTATGGGGGCTTCTGGCTTTGGCTCAACCACTCAGAACTGCACTATCCTGCCTGGGCCTCAGTATCCCCACTGGGCCCCTGGCAGGGGACAGGGCCGGTGGTCTGAGGGTCCTAGGGAAATCCAGTACCTCACGAGGCCTAAAATATTTTGGGACTGTGGCCTGACCTTCTCCCAGTAGCCCCCTCCACCATCCCCCTACCGttcccctgaaaaaaaaaagtattttcatttcaCTAAAACGGCCTGAAACTTCTGTGGGTACAGAAACCACAAACTGATcggcagagaaaagagaagggaagaagcaaCCGGAAACCACTTGGGGTCGGTCCCCCTTCCTGCCCGGGTTTCGTCTTTCTCCCCTGCAACTTGGCCCAAAGCCTGTTGGGAAACATGCCTGGAGGTGCCCTGGCGGGGACCCCCACCCCACATGCATCTGGATATGGCCTTCACCCCTTCTCCCCAGACCTTCAGCTGGCAGCACTCAGACATgtaagaaaaacaagacaaaaacacagaaaaacccGAAAACCCAGATGGGGCAATGATGGGAGACAGCCCGCATGGGCGCCTCAGTAGCCTGCCTCCTCCTGGTAGTAGGGGGGGTACCCTGGGGCCTCCCCCGGGTCTGGGACATCTCCGGCAGCCGCTGGAGCCCCATCGGCCGCTGGGCCTTGCGGGCAGTACTTGGGGTCGTATATCTGCCGGCCCAGGCCAAATACCTGGCCGCTCTGATTGGCGCCCTGCGTGTAACCCATCTGCAGGGACATGGAAGAGTTGTCACATTTGTCTGTCCCCAGCTTGGTGTCGTAGATGTGCCGCCGGGTCCCTGGAGCCGTCATGCCCacctggagagagagaagaggcgtcagggagggaagaaaaggggaaacaGAGGCCCCAGAGAACTTCCCCTAAATTCCCACACCTTTTCCCACCTCCCTGTCTTTGCACTCACAGTGCAAACTCCTACAGATCCTTCCAAGCCCTGCTCAGAACCCTCTCTTTTCTGACTCTGTGCTGAGTTGATCTGGTGTTTGGGTccagctctctctccctgccaGCCAGGAAGCTCCCCAGGCTGGGGCTCAGGCCTGCCAGGACCTGAATGCTCCACAGGCATCACACCGATACACCAACATAGCAGGAAAAGTGACAACAGCAGGGTCTAAAAATATCAGAGTTGGATGGGCCTCTGGGCAAAACtttgagggaaactgaggcacagagctggTTAGTAACTTCCCCTGGGACACACAGCAGGCTGAGGCAGAGTCAGAGCAGGCACGGCCAGAGGGGTAGGAGGGAAACCCAGAGTGGGTTTCAGCGGGAGATGCTCTCAGCAACAGGGATGAGCCCTCAGGGTTTGGTAAGGTGGGTGGGGGCCCGGGGGGACTGGGGAGGCCCACCTGGCTGGCACACTTGTTTGTGCCCATCTGGAGGCTGATGGTCGAGTGGTCCATGGGGGGCAGGATATGGTTCTTGGGGTCATACAGATGCCTTCTGGTGCCATAGGCCGTCATGCCTGACTGGCTGGCACACTTGTTGGTGCCCATCTGCAGGGACACAGGTGGGAGAGGTCAGGCTGCCCCCACCAGGCCTCCAGACCCTGCCCCGAACTTGAGGGGCTACCAGGCTGGACAGGGCCTGGGTCGCATCACAAGCCCACCACCCACGCACCCTGGGGCTGGAGCAGCCGCGCACCCACCTGGAGCCCGATGACACACTGGCCCGCCTTCATGGTGGCATCATCAAAGTTCCGCTCCTGCTTTTCCGAGTATTTGACGCCGATGTCCACGCCACTCTGCATCCCCTTTGTCTTGGCCTGGGGGGAAAGAGGGGGTGGGAGTATCAGGGAGGGGCAGCTGGGTCCCCCCAGCCAGGCCCGGGGTGTGTGAGCCCAGGGGAGGCCCAGGTATCTGGCTGCAACCTGCCCCCCACACCAGCAGCCCAACACCTCGGGCTCAGCAGCCCTGTGGCCCCCAGCCTTCCCTCCCTAGGCAATGGCAGCCCCAGCCTTACAGCTGCACAGGCCAAGAATTTTAGGGGGCGTCATCACCTCCTATCTCTCTCACCTTCCATCACCTCCTTCTACCCAGCCCCAGCCACTCGGCCAGGCCACGGCCATCGTCTCTCCCCTGGACGCCTGTCCCCCACTCCTCCCTGGTCTCCCCACCTCACTACCCACGTGGCAATCACAGGGGGCTTCTGAAAGCACCGTTCAGAACACAGTTCCCTGACATGAAAACCTCCTCCTGAAACATTGTTCCAGCCCGTCTTGGTCTCTGTTTCAGACACTAGACATCGGCCTAACGGTTTCTTCTCCTTCAAGGCACTTCTCACGATTTATAATTTGTAAAACAATGATTTGAAGAGCAAACCCTAATGGGAACTCTGGGTGTTAAGGAGATGTCCACGGAGGTTCACTGACTATGTAAAGTAGGGGGGGCTGTGCATGAGTGGGGACAGGGGGTAGACGGGAagtctctgtaccttccactctgttttgttgtgaacctaaaaatgctctaacataaaattttttgtaaataaagaaaatggagatTTGTTCGTTGTCTGCCCATAAAGGGGTTGACTGTGTCTGCCTTGGTCACCCTTGTATCCAAAGTGCCCGGCGCCTCGTGGATGCTCAGAAATCTttgtgaaggaatgaatgaacagcaTCTGAAAATCCCCGCCCGGCTCGCTGTGTTACTTTGAGCAGATtgctgcccctctctgggcctcaccttCCCGGCCAGGGCAAGAAGAGACACCTGCACCTGTGTTAGATTCCCACTCTCAAACAGGTCGTTGGCCTCGAACAGGTCCACAGGGTTCATGCCATAGCTGACCATGGCCTTGATGAAGTTGGAGAGGTTTTCTAGCTGGGAGGAAGCAGGAAAAGGATAGTGAGGGGCCTCGGTCTTACCCCCCCATCAGATGGGgtcccccagccccatcctcatTCCACCCCCCTGTCCCTCACCTGGTGCCAGTTCTGCATGGAGCGGTTGATCTTAGGGACTGAGCCTGGCTGCAGCTTATTCATGAGTCTGGTGGGGGGACATATGGGatggtggggaaaagggaacctccATTAGTGTAGCAGAACTTCAGAGACCCAAGAGACTAATTCATGCCTTCCTGGCCAACCTCActgcctctctctgggcctcagtttcccctcttgcAATCCAGTCTTCACCCACCAAAGATGCAAAGATGCCAA includes these proteins:
- the CNN2 gene encoding calponin-2 isoform X3; its protein translation is MSSTQFNKGPSYGLSAEVKNRLLSKYDPQKEGLKDGIILCTLMNKLQPGSVPKINRSMQNWHQLENLSNFIKAMVSYGMNPVDLFEANDLFESGNLTQVQVSLLALAGKAKTKGMQSGVDIGVKYSEKQERNFDDATMKAGQCVIGLQMGTNKCASQSGMTAYGTRRHLYDPKNHILPPMDHSTISLQMGTNKCASQVGMTAPGTRRHIYDTKLGTDKCDNSSMSLQMGYTQGANQSGQVFGLGRQIYDPKYCPQGPAADGAPAAAGDVPDPGEAPGYPPYYQEEAGY
- the CNN2 gene encoding calponin-2 isoform X2, whose translation is MSSTQFNKGPSYGLSAEVKNRLLSKYDPQKEAELRSWIEGLTGLSIGPDFQKGLKDGIILCTLMNKLQPGSVPKINRSMQNWHQLENLSNFIKAMVSYGMNPVDLFEANDLFESGNLTQAKTKGMQSGVDIGVKYSEKQERNFDDATMKAGQCVIGLQMGTNKCASQSGMTAYGTRRHLYDPKNHILPPMDHSTISLQMGTNKCASQVGMTAPGTRRHIYDTKLGTDKCDNSSMSLQMGYTQGANQSGQVFGLGRQIYDPKYCPQGPAADGAPAAAGDVPDPGEAPGYPPYYQEEAGY
- the CNN2 gene encoding calponin-2 isoform X4, which codes for MSSTQFNKGPSYGLSAEVKNRLLSKYDPQKEAELRSWIEGLTGLSIGPDFQKGLKDGIILCTLMNKLQPGSVPKINRSMQNWHQLENLSNFIKAMVSYGMNPVDLFEANDLFESGNLTQVQVSLLALAGKMGTNKCASQSGMTAYGTRRHLYDPKNHILPPMDHSTISLQMGTNKCASQVGMTAPGTRRHIYDTKLGTDKCDNSSMSLQMGYTQGANQSGQVFGLGRQIYDPKYCPQGPAADGAPAAAGDVPDPGEAPGYPPYYQEEAGY
- the CNN2 gene encoding calponin-2 isoform X1, encoding MSSTQFNKGPSYGLSAEVKNRLLSKYDPQKEAELRSWIEGLTGLSIGPDFQKGLKDGIILCTLMNKLQPGSVPKINRSMQNWHQLENLSNFIKAMVSYGMNPVDLFEANDLFESGNLTQVQVSLLALAGKAKTKGMQSGVDIGVKYSEKQERNFDDATMKAGQCVIGLQMGTNKCASQSGMTAYGTRRHLYDPKNHILPPMDHSTISLQMGTNKCASQVGMTAPGTRRHIYDTKLGTDKCDNSSMSLQMGYTQGANQSGQVFGLGRQIYDPKYCPQGPAADGAPAAAGDVPDPGEAPGYPPYYQEEAGY